The following are from one region of the Actinoplanes sp. L3-i22 genome:
- a CDS encoding M20/M25/M40 family metallo-hydrolase — protein MTSPVVAALHRYTLAESPTGDVTALAGLAEMLEADAAAAGFTTARERHPTGDHLIWSRAGSGGDGPILILTHYDTVWPVGTLAEMPWRVDGDVIRGPGVYDTKAGIAALLATVAALSGPAPDLRVIVVADEEIGSPTATALVAAEAKRAVAVLGMEPPHPGGDLKTGRRGSTRARIEVTGMEAHAALDPDAGVNAIDELVDQLLRVRELGAGRPVLVNTGTVTGGGRTNVVAGQAYADLGLRFADPEDERVVLGELAALRAVRERATVRSRLLSHRPTWRPDPAGDRLLARLAAIAAGIGQTLDGRPADGAADTNTTGALGRPTVDGLGPRGGGAHARTEWVSIAGIGERIALLTALFASGL, from the coding sequence ATGACGTCTCCGGTGGTCGCGGCGCTGCATCGGTACACGCTGGCCGAGTCGCCCACGGGTGACGTCACGGCGCTGGCCGGGCTGGCCGAGATGCTGGAGGCGGACGCGGCGGCGGCCGGGTTCACGACGGCCCGGGAGCGGCATCCGACCGGCGATCACCTGATCTGGAGCCGGGCCGGCAGTGGTGGCGATGGTCCGATTCTGATCCTCACCCACTACGACACGGTGTGGCCGGTGGGGACGCTCGCCGAGATGCCGTGGAGGGTGGACGGCGACGTGATCCGCGGGCCGGGCGTCTACGACACGAAAGCCGGGATCGCGGCGCTGCTCGCGACGGTCGCCGCCCTGAGCGGGCCGGCCCCTGACCTGCGCGTGATCGTCGTCGCGGATGAGGAGATCGGGTCGCCCACCGCGACCGCCCTGGTGGCGGCCGAGGCGAAGCGGGCCGTGGCGGTGCTCGGGATGGAGCCGCCGCATCCGGGCGGCGACCTGAAGACCGGCCGGCGCGGCAGCACCCGGGCGCGGATCGAGGTGACCGGTATGGAGGCGCACGCCGCGCTCGACCCGGACGCCGGGGTGAACGCCATCGACGAGCTCGTCGACCAGTTGCTGCGCGTGCGGGAGCTCGGGGCGGGGCGGCCGGTGCTGGTCAACACCGGAACGGTCACCGGTGGCGGGCGGACCAACGTGGTGGCCGGTCAGGCGTACGCCGACCTGGGGTTGCGTTTCGCCGACCCGGAGGACGAGCGGGTGGTGCTCGGCGAGCTCGCCGCGCTGCGGGCGGTCCGGGAGCGGGCCACGGTGCGCAGCCGGCTGCTGTCGCATCGGCCCACCTGGCGACCGGATCCGGCCGGGGACCGGCTGCTCGCCCGGCTCGCCGCGATCGCCGCCGGGATCGGGCAGACCCTCGACGGCCGGCCCGCCGACGGCGCGGCCGACACCAACACGACAGGCGCGCTCGGGCGGCCCACCGTCGACGGGCTGGGACCGCGCGGCGGGGGTGCGCACGCCCGTACCGAATGGGTGTCGATCGCCGGAATCGGCGAGCGGATCGCGCTGCTCACCGCCCTCTTCGCGTCCGGTTTATAA
- a CDS encoding response regulator transcription factor has translation MSASPRVLVVDDQPNIRDLLDTVLRFHGFVVDTAATAAEAIAAAARRPPDLVLLDVMLPDGDGMAVCRRLRADGLGAGIIFLTARDARADQVAGLAYGGDDYVTKPFDVEVLLARVRAVLRRAAPPKTEDQILRYGDLQLDQETLRVHRAGAEVSLSPTELKLLRYFLTNPNRVLSRAQILAAVWEFESPAVSNVVDTYVGYLRRKLDRHGPPLIVTHRGFGYALRSRDRP, from the coding sequence ATGAGTGCCAGCCCTCGCGTCCTCGTCGTCGACGATCAGCCGAACATCCGGGATCTGCTGGACACCGTGCTGCGGTTCCACGGGTTCGTGGTGGACACCGCGGCCACCGCCGCCGAGGCGATCGCGGCGGCCGCGCGCCGGCCGCCCGATCTGGTGCTGCTCGACGTGATGCTGCCGGACGGGGACGGGATGGCGGTGTGCCGGCGCCTGCGGGCCGACGGGCTCGGCGCCGGCATCATCTTCCTCACCGCCCGGGATGCCCGCGCCGATCAGGTGGCCGGCCTGGCCTACGGCGGGGACGACTACGTGACCAAGCCGTTCGACGTGGAGGTCCTGCTGGCCCGCGTGCGCGCGGTGCTGCGCCGGGCCGCACCGCCGAAGACCGAGGACCAGATCCTTCGGTACGGCGATCTGCAGCTCGACCAGGAGACCCTGCGGGTCCACCGGGCCGGGGCCGAGGTGTCGCTCTCCCCGACCGAGCTCAAGCTGCTGCGCTACTTCCTGACCAACCCGAACCGGGTGCTGTCCCGCGCCCAGATCCTGGCCGCGGTCTGGGAGTTCGAGAGCCCGGCGGTCTCCAACGTGGTCGACACGTACGTCGGCTATCTGCGCCGCAAGCTGGACCGCCACGGCCCGCCGCTGATCGTCACGCACCGCGGCTTCGGCTACGCGCTGCGTTCCCGGGACCGGCCATGA
- a CDS encoding DUF3040 domain-containing protein — MLNDNERRALADLERHLQHDPDFTARMDGLAGVPAEPPSPAVPVLCALLFITIPLVMLLFGWVGVLIALDLFAAAVALILIRRRTHR, encoded by the coding sequence ATGTTGAACGACAACGAGCGCCGCGCCCTGGCCGATCTGGAACGCCACCTGCAACACGACCCGGACTTCACCGCCCGGATGGACGGCCTGGCCGGCGTCCCGGCGGAGCCACCCTCCCCGGCGGTCCCGGTCCTGTGCGCCCTGCTGTTCATCACGATCCCCCTGGTCATGCTCCTGTTCGGCTGGGTCGGCGTGCTCATCGCCCTCGACCTGTTCGCCGCCGCGGTCGCCCTCATCCTGATCCGCCGCCGCACCCACCGCTGA
- a CDS encoding NACHT domain-containing NTPase gives MSYAEALRIVAQDDQRVSKLDTLLGGLIFATAPFTLGASFALVDPKSEAIKLIRDLTGTAAGRIKSTVGKHHFELLEAAHTVIGLSAFFEAFTEVTGLEVTDDDRHRIVERPPAGAFGRELQSGSLPMPTPTCGFEDNLGRIENAFHRLMTTLIGFFDGLEAWERAYPGDPAKSALSTTVVAKAEDIYREQFVRFAVDIPEFGFWVQLDATSATAKKITDLASTIHSQGDSLAGLQARLTELGGFPGATSDVERKLFRRARSILDQPIWRTATPGLTFPSVQDGFISPRYRRAVMTKESEPANEDWWDGIPPSDDLAGFLTEYLVSPGSVRQPLVVLGHPGAGKTLLTEVVAARIPAESFTTVLVKLRQVDAAADPHRQIEVALEQSTRESLSWGSLVRESEKTKIVIFDGLDELIQATETTQSDYIERVTDFQRDEWADGNAVITVITSRHLVMDRVRVPEGTTLIRLEDFSEEQVRRWTATWNLANTHSPGFAPLAAETVLSKAELGRQPLLLFLLAIYAAGAGDRALADPALQGADLYSALLDSFITRQVRGKATAEISADEQRKREVALRRDLSIAAFAMFNRGRQFVTEDELSHDLKVLAPAPPTERRAGFAEPLTRAKSTVAAFFFIHVGQAREHEESSLRSYEFLHATFGEYLVAEYVARELSYLAGDWERLNVRDSLDSLDDDLLFALLSHRCLTTRQPVVRFAQRLISRDAVDSTAGMLAYLFNRARKPRNRGDVGRHAPHDVINGLATYTANLASLLIALSGSLLVRDLTTSDYWASTVQLWRAGLTEDGQLSILGSLHMDDGLVSYESETIPFFHPEISFARLSQNSGSELRSAAGDALWRGVEPADSAHLNLYTKITELQANRWPVPALDRMTPYDERAYESILDLMRRLGDSVDEIAVHILLTMLVDDAPFLDRDLTRSLVDLALDADGGAESYVLLNLAHRCPYLLTDERFADRIDSITNYPNALQFMLADTLQRNGERLFPAMGLPSRIEPLSDIIVMPEMVSRFAREQVDNKFRIGLVRALAEFGDLVWSRIAPGDLADLLERPDLDRSTITGAVNSYLAYRRSIGTPEEALTRLTVFTARPGAG, from the coding sequence ATGAGCTACGCCGAGGCTCTGCGGATCGTCGCCCAGGACGACCAACGTGTCAGCAAGCTCGACACCCTGCTCGGCGGCCTGATCTTCGCCACCGCGCCGTTCACCCTGGGTGCGTCCTTCGCACTGGTCGACCCCAAGAGCGAAGCGATCAAGCTGATCCGCGACCTGACCGGGACCGCCGCCGGACGGATCAAGTCAACGGTCGGCAAGCACCACTTCGAGTTGCTCGAAGCAGCGCACACCGTGATCGGCCTGTCGGCGTTCTTCGAGGCGTTCACCGAGGTGACCGGACTCGAGGTGACCGACGACGACAGACACCGGATCGTCGAACGCCCACCCGCCGGGGCGTTCGGCCGGGAACTTCAATCCGGAAGCCTTCCGATGCCCACACCGACCTGCGGCTTCGAAGACAACCTCGGGCGGATCGAGAACGCGTTCCATCGGCTGATGACGACCCTGATCGGGTTCTTCGACGGGCTCGAGGCGTGGGAGCGGGCCTATCCGGGCGATCCGGCGAAGTCGGCCCTGAGCACCACGGTGGTCGCAAAGGCCGAAGACATCTATCGGGAGCAGTTCGTGCGGTTCGCGGTGGACATCCCCGAGTTCGGCTTCTGGGTGCAGCTCGACGCGACCTCCGCGACGGCGAAGAAGATCACCGACCTCGCCTCGACGATTCACAGCCAGGGCGACTCGCTCGCCGGCCTGCAGGCCCGCCTGACCGAGCTGGGCGGTTTCCCGGGCGCGACCAGCGACGTCGAGCGCAAGTTGTTCCGGCGGGCACGTAGCATCCTGGACCAGCCGATCTGGCGAACCGCAACGCCGGGGCTCACCTTCCCCTCCGTCCAGGACGGCTTCATCAGTCCGCGGTACCGGCGGGCAGTCATGACGAAGGAGTCCGAGCCGGCGAACGAGGACTGGTGGGACGGAATCCCGCCGAGCGACGACCTGGCCGGCTTCCTCACCGAATACCTGGTCTCCCCGGGGAGCGTGCGCCAGCCGCTGGTCGTCCTCGGCCATCCCGGAGCGGGGAAGACGCTGCTCACTGAGGTCGTTGCGGCGCGGATCCCGGCCGAGTCGTTCACCACGGTTCTGGTCAAACTGCGCCAGGTCGACGCCGCGGCGGACCCGCACCGCCAGATCGAGGTGGCGCTGGAGCAGAGCACGCGGGAATCGCTGAGCTGGGGCTCGCTGGTCCGGGAGTCGGAGAAGACCAAGATTGTCATCTTCGACGGGCTAGACGAACTGATCCAGGCCACCGAGACCACCCAGAGCGATTACATCGAGCGCGTCACCGACTTCCAACGCGACGAATGGGCGGACGGGAACGCGGTGATCACCGTCATCACCTCCCGCCACCTGGTGATGGACCGGGTCCGGGTGCCCGAGGGCACCACGCTGATCCGGTTGGAGGACTTCTCCGAGGAGCAGGTCCGGCGCTGGACCGCCACCTGGAACCTGGCGAACACGCACTCTCCGGGCTTCGCCCCACTCGCCGCCGAGACCGTGCTCAGCAAGGCGGAACTGGGCCGTCAGCCGCTCCTGCTGTTCCTGCTCGCGATCTACGCCGCCGGTGCGGGCGATCGCGCATTGGCCGATCCGGCGTTGCAGGGCGCCGATCTCTACAGCGCGCTTCTCGACTCGTTCATCACCCGGCAGGTCCGTGGGAAGGCCACTGCCGAGATCAGCGCGGACGAGCAGCGCAAACGGGAGGTCGCGCTCCGGCGAGACCTGTCGATCGCCGCGTTCGCGATGTTCAATCGTGGACGCCAGTTCGTCACCGAGGACGAGCTGAGCCACGACCTGAAGGTCCTCGCCCCCGCGCCGCCGACGGAACGCCGGGCCGGCTTCGCCGAGCCGTTGACCCGGGCCAAGTCAACCGTGGCGGCGTTCTTCTTCATCCACGTCGGCCAGGCTCGGGAGCACGAGGAGTCGAGCCTCCGCAGCTACGAGTTCCTGCATGCCACCTTCGGCGAGTACCTGGTCGCCGAGTACGTGGCGCGTGAGCTGAGCTATCTGGCCGGAGACTGGGAGCGACTGAACGTCCGCGACAGCCTCGACTCACTCGACGATGATCTGCTGTTCGCGCTGCTCAGCCACCGATGCCTGACCACGCGACAGCCGGTGGTCCGCTTCGCTCAGCGGCTCATCTCCCGGGATGCCGTCGACTCGACGGCCGGCATGCTCGCCTACCTGTTCAACCGAGCCCGCAAGCCACGGAACCGGGGCGACGTCGGCCGCCATGCTCCGCATGATGTGATCAACGGACTCGCGACCTATACCGCAAATCTCGCCTCTCTGTTGATCGCCTTGTCCGGCAGCCTCCTGGTTCGCGACCTGACTACCAGCGATTACTGGGCCTCTACCGTCCAGTTGTGGCGGGCTGGATTGACAGAGGACGGGCAGCTGAGCATTCTCGGATCACTCCACATGGATGACGGCCTGGTCAGCTACGAATCAGAAACCATCCCTTTTTTTCATCCAGAAATCAGCTTCGCCCGACTTTCCCAGAACTCCGGAAGCGAACTCCGGTCCGCTGCCGGAGACGCATTATGGCGTGGGGTCGAACCAGCGGACTCCGCACATCTGAATCTCTATACAAAGATCACGGAGTTGCAAGCGAATCGGTGGCCCGTACCGGCCCTGGATCGCATGACGCCCTATGATGAGCGAGCCTATGAGTCGATCCTCGACCTGATGCGCCGTTTGGGGGACAGCGTCGATGAGATAGCTGTCCACATTCTCCTCACGATGCTGGTCGACGACGCCCCATTCCTCGATCGCGACCTGACGAGGTCACTCGTCGACCTCGCGCTCGATGCCGACGGCGGAGCAGAGAGCTACGTGCTGCTGAATCTCGCCCACCGCTGCCCCTACCTGCTCACGGACGAACGATTCGCGGATCGCATCGATTCGATCACCAATTACCCGAATGCCTTGCAGTTCATGCTTGCCGACACCCTCCAAAGAAACGGGGAGCGACTCTTCCCGGCCATGGGGCTACCGTCACGAATAGAGCCGCTCAGCGACATCATCGTCATGCCGGAAATGGTGTCCAGGTTTGCACGGGAACAGGTCGACAACAAATTCCGAATCGGACTGGTACGCGCACTGGCCGAGTTCGGCGACCTGGTCTGGTCAAGGATCGCGCCGGGCGATCTGGCCGACCTACTGGAGAGGCCGGACCTGGACCGAAGCACGATCACCGGAGCCGTCAACAGTTATCTCGCCTATCGCCGGTCCATCGGCACCCCGGAAGAGGCGCTCACCCGCCTGACCGTCTTCACCGCTCGGCCCGGCGCCGGCTGA
- a CDS encoding MMPL family transporter yields MSAADEGSGTYRAFAGIGRAAVRRPWPVIAGWLLITVVVAGLVLGFGRPVDDDTTLPGSDGQRGRDLIEAHFPGGDGANGQVVLRSSGERLDAAAYREALDLTVRGIADLDHVVSVAPPGAAGGSLSADGRTGYLAVQFDLGLRDVGSGLISEVLDAAEPARAAGLAVLPGGALAQSEASTHASEAFGLGVALIVLVIAFGGLVAAGLPLVTALITLVCGIGAIGLAGHVAAIPQVATTVATMIGLGVGIDYALFLITRYRRLLADGRERHAAIVATVASSGSAVAFAGGTVIVALAGLAVSGIPILATLGWTTGLIVLVAVASAVTLLPALLTVLGARISPARVPGRSGWGRLAALVTRRPWAYALGAVALLLVLAAPATRMTLGQTDPGDDPAGTATRIGYDVLGDTFGPGVNGPLTVVAELRPGADVPALQAAVAAVPGVARAQPARVSADGAVATIRVVPDSAPADPRTVATAEALRAVPVTAMTVHVTGPTAVKAELGDRVGVRMPYVIGVVVLLAAFLVFLAFRAPVVAVKAAVMNLFSVAAAYGVLTAVFQWGWGVSWLGLDGPVPIESYVPMMLFALLFGLSMDYEVFLLTAVRESWVATGDNARSVRDGLAGTGAVITSAALIMVCVFAGFTLSPAPVVKMMGVGLAVAVAIDATVIRGLLVPATMVLLGRANWWSPAPGGRRPEARTAELRR; encoded by the coding sequence ATGAGCGCGGCGGACGAGGGCAGCGGAACCTATCGGGCGTTCGCCGGGATCGGGCGCGCCGCGGTCCGCCGGCCCTGGCCGGTGATCGCCGGCTGGCTGCTGATCACGGTCGTGGTGGCTGGGCTGGTGCTGGGCTTCGGGCGGCCGGTGGACGACGACACCACGCTGCCGGGCAGCGACGGGCAGCGCGGACGGGACCTGATCGAGGCGCACTTCCCGGGCGGGGACGGGGCGAACGGGCAGGTGGTGCTGCGCTCGTCCGGCGAACGGCTGGACGCCGCCGCGTACCGCGAAGCCCTTGATCTGACCGTGCGCGGCATCGCGGACCTGGACCACGTGGTGTCGGTGGCGCCGCCCGGCGCCGCCGGCGGATCGCTCAGCGCCGACGGCCGGACCGGGTATCTCGCCGTGCAGTTCGACCTGGGGTTGCGCGACGTCGGCAGTGGCCTGATCAGCGAGGTGCTGGACGCGGCGGAACCGGCTCGGGCCGCGGGGCTGGCGGTGCTGCCCGGTGGGGCGCTGGCGCAGTCCGAGGCGAGCACGCACGCCAGCGAGGCGTTCGGGCTCGGTGTCGCCCTGATCGTGCTGGTGATCGCGTTCGGCGGGCTGGTCGCCGCCGGGCTGCCGCTGGTCACCGCGCTGATCACGCTGGTCTGCGGGATCGGCGCGATCGGGCTGGCCGGGCATGTCGCCGCGATCCCGCAGGTGGCGACGACCGTCGCCACGATGATCGGGCTCGGGGTGGGCATCGACTACGCGCTGTTCCTGATCACCCGGTACCGCCGGCTGCTGGCGGACGGCCGCGAACGCCACGCGGCGATCGTGGCGACGGTGGCGTCGTCGGGCAGCGCGGTGGCGTTCGCCGGCGGGACGGTGATCGTGGCGCTGGCCGGGCTGGCCGTCTCCGGGATCCCGATCCTGGCGACGCTGGGCTGGACGACCGGGCTGATCGTGCTGGTCGCGGTGGCGTCGGCGGTGACGTTGCTGCCCGCGCTGCTGACCGTGCTGGGGGCGCGGATCTCCCCGGCCCGGGTGCCGGGCCGGTCGGGCTGGGGGCGGCTGGCGGCGCTGGTGACCCGGCGGCCCTGGGCCTACGCGCTCGGCGCGGTGGCGCTGCTGCTGGTGCTGGCCGCGCCGGCGACCCGGATGACGCTGGGGCAGACGGATCCGGGCGACGATCCGGCCGGGACGGCGACCCGGATCGGGTACGACGTGCTCGGCGACACGTTCGGGCCGGGGGTGAACGGCCCGCTCACGGTGGTCGCCGAGCTGCGGCCCGGCGCGGACGTGCCGGCGTTGCAGGCCGCGGTCGCGGCGGTGCCCGGGGTGGCGCGGGCGCAACCGGCCCGGGTCTCGGCGGACGGGGCGGTGGCGACGATCCGGGTGGTCCCGGACAGCGCGCCGGCGGACCCGCGGACCGTGGCTACCGCCGAGGCACTGCGCGCGGTGCCCGTCACGGCGATGACCGTGCACGTCACCGGCCCGACGGCGGTCAAGGCCGAGCTGGGCGATCGGGTCGGGGTGCGGATGCCGTACGTCATCGGGGTGGTCGTTCTGCTCGCCGCCTTCCTGGTGTTCCTCGCCTTCCGCGCCCCGGTCGTGGCCGTGAAGGCCGCGGTGATGAACCTGTTCTCGGTCGCCGCCGCCTACGGGGTGCTGACCGCGGTCTTCCAGTGGGGCTGGGGCGTGTCGTGGCTGGGCCTGGACGGGCCGGTGCCGATCGAGTCGTACGTGCCGATGATGCTGTTCGCGCTGCTCTTCGGACTGTCCATGGACTACGAGGTGTTCCTGCTGACCGCGGTGCGCGAGTCCTGGGTGGCGACCGGTGACAACGCCCGCTCGGTCCGCGACGGGCTGGCCGGCACCGGCGCGGTGATCACCTCGGCGGCGCTGATCATGGTGTGCGTGTTCGCCGGGTTCACGCTCAGCCCGGCCCCGGTGGTGAAGATGATGGGCGTCGGCCTGGCGGTCGCGGTGGCGATCGACGCCACGGTGATCCGCGGGCTGCTGGTCCCGGCCACGATGGTGCTGCTCGGCCGGGCGAACTGGTGGTCGCCGGCTCCGGGCGGGCGGCGCCCGGAGGCCCGGACCGCGGAGCTCAGGCGCTGA
- a CDS encoding DUF2993 domain-containing protein: MRKSLIITGAVAGALLAAGLTGDRWAAAGAGNRLAERLQCAAGLAEPPEVSLGGVPFLTQLTRGRFEKVQVEADAVAVGRFHAGVAATARDVRTAGGSVRAASLTVTAIIRYDEITVPAGLGYDGAGRLRLATTAPLLGREVPVVVHAAPEVTGGSLVVRPVEVEIPAVGIRIPAAQLGDRAAPRTIGLPELPAGLGYQGAEATEDGLRITVGGTHLTLSGQKINRKTDNCEGYGG, from the coding sequence GTGCGAAAATCATTGATCATCACCGGCGCGGTGGCGGGCGCGCTCCTGGCCGCCGGGCTGACCGGCGATCGCTGGGCGGCGGCCGGCGCCGGGAACCGGCTGGCCGAGCGACTCCAGTGCGCCGCCGGGCTCGCCGAGCCACCGGAGGTGTCGCTCGGCGGCGTGCCGTTCCTGACCCAGCTGACGCGCGGACGGTTCGAGAAGGTGCAGGTCGAGGCGGACGCGGTCGCGGTGGGCCGGTTCCATGCCGGGGTCGCGGCGACGGCGCGGGACGTGCGCACGGCCGGCGGTTCGGTCCGGGCCGCTTCCCTCACGGTCACGGCGATCATTCGGTACGACGAGATCACCGTCCCCGCCGGACTGGGCTATGACGGCGCGGGCCGGCTCCGGCTGGCGACCACGGCTCCGCTGCTGGGCCGCGAGGTCCCGGTGGTCGTGCACGCCGCGCCGGAGGTCACCGGCGGATCCCTGGTCGTGCGGCCGGTCGAGGTGGAGATCCCCGCCGTCGGGATCCGGATTCCCGCCGCGCAACTGGGCGACCGGGCCGCTCCTCGGACGATCGGCCTGCCCGAGCTCCCCGCGGGGCTCGGCTACCAGGGCGCCGAGGCCACCGAGGACGGACTCCGGATCACCGTCGGCGGCACGCACCTCACCCTCAGCGGACAGAAGATCAACAGAAAAACCGACAATTGCGAAGGGTACGGCGGATGA
- a CDS encoding cell wall metabolism sensor histidine kinase WalK: MRVRSLRFSLVTSMVALAAAGLIGTCTTAAVALRAYLLERTDGQLAAAAVLVRQRAPALAPEGPELRSVVSVTEYLIEFRRADGHTVRFESSGKLPPDPLLDRADPARSAPQTVTCAVGERYRVLVIPLADGSRVLVGLPLTPVRNTVARFVVIAVLTGAVVLVLLSLLAHWLVRRRLRPLDEIAATATAIAAGDLDRRVGAAPAHTEVGRLAAAVDRMLGRIQAAMTARERSEERMRAFVADASHELRTPVTSISGYLQLVRTGVIDLGQRPDVLRRIEEEAGRIGVLVGDLLYLARLDSDPPVRRARVDLGALIRDAVADAGAVEPDRPLTAAVPEPLEVAGDADTLRQVLANLLGNVRAHTPPGTPAEVSAVLDGDRVRVAVRDEGPGMTATTAAHAFERFWRADESRAHSGGAGLGLAIVAEAVRAHGGTTGIDPAPGAGTTVWFELPRS; this comes from the coding sequence ATGAGGGTCAGGTCCCTGCGGTTCTCGCTGGTCACGTCGATGGTGGCGCTGGCCGCGGCCGGCCTGATCGGGACCTGTACGACCGCGGCGGTGGCCCTCCGCGCGTACCTCCTGGAACGGACCGACGGCCAGCTCGCCGCGGCCGCCGTGCTGGTGCGGCAACGCGCGCCGGCCCTGGCCCCGGAGGGACCGGAGCTGCGCTCAGTGGTCTCGGTGACCGAGTACCTGATCGAGTTCCGCCGTGCCGACGGGCATACCGTGCGGTTCGAGAGCAGCGGCAAGCTGCCGCCCGACCCGCTGCTGGACCGGGCCGACCCGGCCCGGTCCGCGCCGCAGACGGTGACCTGCGCGGTCGGCGAGCGCTACCGGGTGCTGGTGATCCCGCTGGCCGACGGCTCCCGGGTGCTGGTCGGGCTGCCGCTGACGCCGGTCCGGAACACGGTCGCCCGGTTCGTGGTGATCGCCGTGCTGACCGGGGCGGTGGTGCTGGTCCTGCTGTCGCTGCTGGCGCACTGGCTGGTCCGGCGGCGGCTGCGGCCGCTGGACGAGATCGCCGCGACGGCCACCGCGATCGCCGCGGGGGATCTGGACCGCCGGGTCGGCGCCGCGCCCGCGCACACCGAGGTCGGCCGGCTGGCCGCCGCGGTGGACCGGATGCTGGGCCGGATCCAGGCGGCGATGACGGCGCGGGAGCGGTCCGAGGAGCGGATGCGGGCGTTCGTCGCGGACGCCTCGCACGAGCTACGGACGCCGGTCACGTCGATCAGCGGGTACCTGCAGCTGGTCCGGACCGGGGTGATCGATCTCGGGCAGCGACCGGACGTGCTGCGGCGGATCGAGGAGGAGGCCGGGCGGATCGGGGTGCTGGTCGGCGACCTGCTCTACCTGGCGCGGCTGGACTCGGATCCGCCGGTCCGGCGGGCGCGGGTCGATCTGGGCGCGCTGATCCGGGACGCGGTCGCGGACGCCGGCGCGGTCGAGCCGGACCGTCCGCTCACCGCCGCCGTGCCGGAGCCGCTGGAGGTCGCGGGGGACGCGGACACGCTGCGCCAGGTGCTCGCGAACCTGCTCGGCAACGTCCGCGCGCACACCCCGCCGGGCACCCCCGCCGAGGTCAGCGCGGTGCTCGACGGGGACCGGGTGCGGGTCGCGGTGCGCGACGAGGGTCCGGGGATGACCGCCACGACCGCGGCGCACGCGTTCGAGCGGTTCTGGCGGGCGGACGAGTCGCGGGCCCACTCCGGCGGCGCCGGCCTGGGCCTGGCGATCGTCGCCGAAGCGGTGCGGGCCCACGGCGGCACGACCGGGATCGACCCGGCGCCGGGTGCGGGCACGACCGTCTGGTTCGAGCTTCCGCGTTCCTGA